In one window of Helianthus annuus cultivar XRQ/B chromosome 17, HanXRQr2.0-SUNRISE, whole genome shotgun sequence DNA:
- the LOC110925521 gene encoding GEM-like protein 7, which produces MDNRLPEVAMCIPTISTRGLLLSKPQPHYPLLTSSKINGVERESSAVSKNHGFGPKLIEMIKHKLTYGSKIVPLGRGGKIFEKRFSIRDGERLLHASRCSIYTTAGAISGILFISTERVGFCSDRCLKTYSTTGKLLKFQYKVSIPLKKIDGVGESTNLKRPSNMYMELVTVDNFSFWFLGFPNYKKTVECLRQTISHDCLSD; this is translated from the exons ATGGATAACAGACTCCCAGAAGTTGCCATGTGCATTCCAACCATATCAACAAGGGGACTACTTTTGTCTAAACCTCAGCCCCATTACCCTCTTCTTACTTCTTCAAAAATCAATGGTGTAGAAAGAGAGAGTTCTGCGGTCTCAAAAAATCATG GCTTCGGACCCAAACTAATAGAAATGATTAAACACAAGTTGACTTATGGTTCCAAGATTGTACCACTTGGCCGCGGAGGAAAAATCTTCGAAAAGAGATTCAGTATCAGGGATGGTGAGAGGTTGTTGCATGCTTCCAGATGCTCCATATACACTACAGCCGGTGCGATCTCAGGCATACTCTTCATCTCTACTGAAAGGGTTGGCTTTTGCAGTGATAGGTGCCTCAAAACATATTCTACCACAGGGAAGCTATTAAAGTTCCAGTATAAG GTATCTATTCCATTGAAAAAGATAGATGGAGTAGGAGAGAGCACGAATTTGAAGAGGCCATCTAACATGTATATGGAGCTAGTCACCGTGGATAATTTCAGCTTTTGGTTTTTGGGCTTTCCAAATTACAAGAAGACAGTAGAATGCCTTCGCCAGACAATCAGTCATGACTGCTTAAGTGATTAG
- the LOC110922795 gene encoding GEM-like protein 6 has protein sequence MDNRLPEVAMCIPTISTKGLLLSPHQPHYPLLTSSKINGAERESSAVSKIHAGFGPKLIEIIKHKLTYGSKILPLGRGGKIFEKSFSIKDGERLLHASRCYIYTTAGAISGILFISTERVGFCSDRSLKTYSTTGKLLKFQYKVSIPLKKIDGVGESTDLKRPSNKYMELVTVDDFNFWFLGFPNYKKTIEFLRQTLSHDCLSD, from the exons ATGGATAACAGACTCCCAGAAGTTGCCATGTGCATTCCAACCATATCAACAAAGGGACTACTTTTGTCCCCTCATCAGCCCCATTACCCTCTTCTTACTTCTTCAAAAATAAATGGTGCAGAAAGAGAGAGTTCTGCAGTCTCGAAAATCCATG CGGGCTTTGGACCCAAGCTAATAGAAATAATTAAACACAAGTTAACTTATGGTTCCAAGATCCTACCACTTGGCCGCGGAGGAAAAATCTTTGAAAAGAGTTTCAGTATCAAGGATGGTGAGAGGTTGTTGCATGCTTCTCGATGCTACATATACACTACAGCTGGTGCGATCTCCGGCATACTCTTCATCTCTACCGAAAGGGTTGGCTTTTGCAGTGATAGGTCCCTCAAAACATATTCTACGACAGGGAAGCTGTTAAAGTTCCAATATAAG GTATCTATTCCGTTGAAAAAGATAGATGGAGTAGGGGAGAGCACGGACTTGAAGAGGCCATCTAACAAGTATATGGAGTTGGTAACGGTGGATGATTTCAACTTTTGGTTTCTGGGCTTTCCAAATTACAAGAAAACCATAGAATTTCTTCGTCAGACACTCAGTCATGACTGCTTAAGTGATTAG